The Besnoitia besnoiti strain Bb-Ger1 chromosome IV, whole genome shotgun sequence genome contains a region encoding:
- a CDS encoding protein phosphatase 2C domain-containing protein (encoded by transcript BESB_053310): MLSSAWTIVSSCCLRRECTPHSRLGGRAGLGAEFDAADDRCPTSPVEQLVHLLPPLAPSVLPEPSIPLPVAVALPRKHLPFSSSEPSPLSGADAVVQLLCDPSAPPLLTALRFILVAAAAGGRVRPAYYDASGAVHPYLLPFFEGEGDEPLFLCVCRQPEAAERSGDPAARSYELSVHAPSSDAPALLSAAGRGLLQHLSSCRRAFPGPTNSSGAFSEGELVNGASKTDLETAFKAIHSISGREDTVEKFPEPLRRSGESPFASGSGDFDAPFRSRVGGRQDEFRSAPRRSHSGDLSRSRLSRAPTSGYCDWPSFRPAAPPFFGRPCPACGGLSLSPEAWRQFLAAAAHEQGLPPRSADVLFARVVRDLQKQFARQGTASSASSVSTLHRWTRREQRNLSLLLLAALASAAEAAGAEVELAAARAAALSPSTFCVMGAFSDKWLPKSFQVKEVLVLPPASSLTMVQTRRGAGLLGVTGDAFGLRNEAAATVRAAAETLAAELADGDLGSRSGLPASPQTESRSLQRRLATMYRALDELHALLPCQFVNQEQAFVCQTRGVSLGGLVVGVGPDAQKASDVVALHILRDLLTRVYAGMPPARSAKARSSALSQPAPDRLERLLLDCMQGVAASLDRPPAVAASAPVSSSSSGLLPLVTFPFSKAAAWTGEWPTSPSARGRRKAGGGEPTAADSSSPFNATTSGCAACVCLVHDLAKRLLVCHVGDVTAILARPLPAGPTRGPAGKRDKTRKAEGREATERGAAFGEASRWNTNDGGGGAAPAGPEASGVRPAGAEGPGDRMTRGEEDGRRHDAGRDGRACQAEGGGGTDRLSARSAAKAGRETETPSIKMPHADTEPHFFGLVAHNCEPDRGAVLAGFAFEAIVLTREHTLRAGKERKRVINAGAVALGHVSGTESSSSRSATSKHVTPPRSPPQLPLPESESPVGGEADAAGGSCFASRLADGGEGPGSSRDLASGNPLAQGSARRPRLHQQQLPHQRFLSEGPPSLFLCPDTSCPPLRCTRLLGMTAAQQYGVCSTPDVASVDISKISSFGFVLVASSVIWDLLDPQDAVDRVARELRRQHVEELRLARERHLRVVRQQHRFLRLARRSLQHHQTSATHSLHEMREAEDDARWTASEAAAKPGSASFLRRDSETEGRSRRREAFEWARLKGDAEEGETEESGSEEEGDRDEVTSLPDASDEDASSSAISSAGKPHPDSTTQRGRSLRAGGRDHEGEKASPELHAPSLSRSSFSASSRFPTLSSTRAATIRHGFTREDSVLCEVRGRVDAAAEASLMGVDAARATAGLFSEKRAGRERCEATGFPVGLDFQAAATLVVQQFMEEWQLQREGLSMPDATVVIIPFRAPSPAAKDSPRRRGTSYPNREEASEAKKSKRRSHHRRGNERETGKRA; encoded by the exons ATGCTTTCCTCTGCCTGGACTATCGTGTCTTCCTGCTGTCTGCGCCGAGAATGCACGCCGCATTCTCGTctgggcgggcgcgcggggctgGGTGCGGAGTTTGACGCAGCGGACGACCGCTGCCCAACGTCGCCCGTGGAGCAGCTGGTTCACCTGTTGCCTCCGCTGGCCCCCAGTGTGCTGCCTGAGCCGTCGATTCCGTTGCCTGTGGCTGTCGCGTTACCTCGGAAGCATTTGCCTTTCTCGTCGTCTGAGCcatctcctctctccggcgcagacgccgtcgTTCAGCTCCTGTGCGACccgtccgcgcctccgcttctcacGGCGCTTCGCTTCATCCTcgtggcagccgctgcaggcgggcggGTGCGGCCTGCCTACTACGACGCCTCGGGGGCCGTGCACCCGTATCTGCTGCCTTTcttcgagggcgaaggcgacgagccTCTCTTCTTGTGCGTATGCCGCCAGCCtgaggccgcggagcgcagcggcgaccccGCCGCTCGGTCCTACGAGCTGAGTGTCCACGCCCCGAGCTCTGATGCCCCTGCGCTGCTgagcgcggcggggagaGGGCTCCTGCAGCACCTCAGttcctgccggcgcgcctttCCAGGTCCGACCAACAGCAGCGGCGCTttcagcgaaggcgagctgGTCAACGGGGCTTCGAAGACCGACCTCGAGACCGCTTTCAAAGCCATCCATAGCATCTCCGGCAGAGAAGACACCGTGGAGAAGTTTCCCGAGCCCCTgcgcagaagcggagaaTCCCCCTTCGCGTCAGGGAGCGGCGACTTTGACGCGCCGTTTCGGAGTCGAGTTGGCGGGCGGCAGGACGAGTTCCGGAGCGCGCCACGCAGGTCACACAGCGGGGATCTgagccgctcgcggctctcgcgcgccccgACCTCCGGCTACTGCGACTGGCCGTCTTTCCGTCCCGCCGCTCCGCCCTTCTTCGGGCGACCGTGCCCAGCATGCGGCGGGCTCAGCCTCTCTCCGGAGGCGTGGCGCCAGTTcctggccgcggcggcacacGAGCAGGgactgccgccgcgctctgccGATGTGCTGTTCGCGCGCGTGGTGCGAGACCTGCAGAAGCAGTTTGCGCGGCAGGGGACTGCGTCGAGTGCGTCGTCAGTGTCTACCCTGCACAGGTGGACGCGAAGAGAGCAACGGAATCTGtcccttcttctgcttgctgccctcgcgtctgctgcggaggctgcaggcgccgaagtggagctcgcagcggcccgagcggcggcgctctcgccctccacgTTCTGCGTGATGGGGGCCTTCTCAGACAAGTGGTTACCGAAGTCGTTCCAAGTCAAGGAAGTCCTCGTGCTCCCCCCAGCCTCCAGCCTGACCATGGTCCAGacccgccgaggcgcggggcTGCTCGGCGTCACGGGCGACGCCTTCGGGCTGCGGAACGAGGCTGCGGCAACTGTcagagctgccgcggagacccTGGCCGCGGAACTAGCCGACGGCGACCTCGGCTCCCGAAGCGGACTTCCAGCCTCGCCCCAGACCGAGAGTCGCAGTCTACAGAGGCGCCTGGCCACCATGTACAGAGCTCTCGACGAACTGCATGCCCTGCTGCCTTGTCAGTTTGTCAACCAAGAACAAGCGTTCGTCTGCCAGACCCGAGGTGTCTCTCTCGGGgggctcgtcgtcggcgtcggccCTGATGCGCAGAAAGCCAGCGACGTCGTGGCTCTTCATATTCTACGA GACCTGCTGACCCGAGTATACGCAGGGATGCCTccggcgcgctcggcgaaAGCCCGCAGCTCCGCTCTTAGCCAACCGGCGCCGGACCGCCTCGAGAGGCTTCTGCTCGACTGCATGCAAG GtgtggcggcgtcgctggacaggccgccggcggtcgcggcgtcggctccggtctcttcgtcctcttctggGCTCCTTCCCCTGGTCACTTTCCCTTTctcgaaggcggcggcgtggactGGTGAGTGGCCCACCAGTCCGTCCGCACGGGGGCGGAGAaaggcaggcggaggagaacCGACGGCGGCTgactcttcttctcccttcaACGCCACGACGAGCGGAtgcgccgcatgcgtctgcctcgttcATGACCTCGCCAAGCGCCTTCTGGTCTGCCACGTAGGCGACGTGACGGCTATCCtggcgcgtccgctgccggCTGGTCCGACGCGAGGGCCTGCGGGAAAGCGCGACAAAACGAGGAAAGCcgaaggacgcgaagcaacagagagaggcgccgccttcggggAAGCATCCCGCTGGAACACgaacgacggaggcggcggcgcggctcccgcAGGCCCGGAAGCCTCGGGGGTGCGGCCGGCTGGAGCAGAAGGGCCTGGAGACAGAATgacgagaggcgaggaagacggacGTCGACACGATGCCGGCAGAGACGGAAGGGCGTGTCAAGCAGAAGGAGGGGGCGGTACCGACAGGCTGTCGGCACGGTCGGCCGCGAAAGccggcagagagacagaaacccCCTCGATCAAGATGCCGCATGCTGACACGGAGCCTCATttcttcggcctcgtcgcccacAATTGTGAACCCGACCGCGGCGCAGTTCTTGCGGGATTCGCGTTCGAGGCGATCGTTCTCACGCGGGAGCACACACTCCGCGCAGGAAAGGAGCGAAAACGCGTCATCAACGCAG GCGCAGTCGCGCTAGGCCACGTCAGCGGCACGgagtcctcttcgtcgcgtAGCGCGACCAGCAAGCACGTGACGCCCCCGCGGagccctccgcagctgccgcttccAGAGTCGGAGAGCCCCGTGGGGGGAGAAGCTGACGCGGCCGGCGGAAGCTGCTTTGCGTCTCGGCtggcagacggcggagaaggcccgGGAAGCTCCAGAGACTTGGCCAGTGGCAACCCTCTTGCGCagggctccgcgcgccgcccgcggcttcaccagcagcagctcccGCATCAACGCTTCCTCTCAGAAGGACCGCCAAGTCTTTTCCTGTGCCCTGACACCTCGTGTCCGCCCCTTCGGTGCACGCGCCTTCTCGGCATGACCGCCGCCCAGCAGTACGGGGTCTGCAGCACCCCCGATGTCGCCTCCGTCGACATAA GCAAGATTTCGTCTTTCGGCTTTGTCCTCGTGGCCTCCTCCGTGATCTGGGACCTTTTGGATCCCCAGGATGCCGTCGACCGCGTGgcccgcgagctgcggcggcagcacgtTGAGGAActgcgtctggcgcgcgagaggcaccTCAGAGTggtgcggcagcagcaccgcttcctccgcctggCGCGCCGAAGCCTGCAACATCATCAGACTTCCGCCACGCACTCGCTGCATGAGAtgagagaagcggaggacgaTGCGCGCTGGACTGCCtctgaggccgcggcgaaacCTGGCTCGGCGTCATTTCTTCGGCGAGACTCCGAGACTGAAGGCAGGAGCCGTCGGAGGGAGGCCTTTGAATGGGCGAGACTCAAAGgtgacgcggaggaaggcgagacagaggagagcggcagtgaagaagaaggcgaccgTGATGAGGTCACGAGTTTGCCAGACGCATCCGACGAGGATGCGAGTAGTTCCGCCATCTCCAGTGCAGGAAAGCCCCACCCAGACTCGACGACACAACGAGGCAGAAGTcttcgcgcaggcggccgagaccatgagggagagaaggcgtCACCTGAGCTGcacgcgccgtctctctcgcggtcCTCCTTCTCGGCTTCCTCCCGATTCCCGACTCTATCGTCGACGCGGGCTGCCACTATCCGGCACGGCTTCACGCGCGAAGATTCAGTGCTCTGCGAAGTTCGAGGGCGcgtcgacgcggcggcggaagcctcCTTAATGGGtgtcgacgcggcgcgcgcgacggcggggctTTTCAGTG
- a CDS encoding hypothetical protein (encoded by transcript BESB_053320) has product MDTESYSRQSSTLSSSSFLSPRYLSGSQHDEDLPLPPPSTFRGSWAVHGDPFDLVGGPTSPSLLSPRVGVRPATLVGAASASSASAHDSSIASKHRVRILCVCLVLMCFASSLYRSVEPLQALMSSSPRFLAEEGLQPEDARIVLTNGFALSSGLGLLVGLFLTSVIAPRTSRKILGLLCVASAGAGLLLAGFAETTAALIASVMLMGLTCAMTNALLPVVTLFREKASAVYTLVCAADFASVIPLQIFRAAVEFFQWNPRTALSVYVWCVYPALFVLVFFLPEYPFSFPEEAPIGLSGEDEQRLLSDEEKAENGEARTERRGASGMRGGGSLASAPRRAPAALPDLYDAFPPPLWRLSLRQQLCSLHLYGLSLWWMATAIGSETVRLYYRRALRTSSDSGAHAADTVEHVASWAACFSFLVLPAVYWLLHVTWAQTDRQRLQEIRRLEEAFDADYEGKDAVTGLGQVWRPGQIGGDSGEWSGVIRSAAWSLRKYLVLPRVTPRVLGFVCSALLAVIALLLRPGALAPCAVAVVLSCVLQALAPITMFLILSNTYGPRFFPTLLSLQVVLLASVGLLAPLFQNFLFTALRRHSGALTASLLFCAFVGGVPLLCFHCTPCDEFDAKRVHVCALGLPLALEKHSMAAIFHEAGADSEFMESTGSREQATASHAR; this is encoded by the exons ATGGATACAGAGAGCTACTCAAGGCAGTCGTCTACactgtcgtcttcttcctttctctctcctcgctaCCTCTCGGGATCCCAGCACGACGAGGACCTTCCCTTGCCGCCCCCCTCCACATTTCGGGGCTCGTGGGCAGTCCACGGCGACCCGTTTGACCTTGTCGGCGGTCCgacttcgccgtctctcttgAGTCCGAGGGTCGGGGTGCGCCCGGCGACGTTGGTGGGCGCCGCGAGTGCTTCCTCAGCGAGTGCGCATGACAGTTCGATCGCGTCAAAGCATCGCGTGCGTATTCTGTGCGTGTGCCTTGTGCTCATgtgcttcgcgtcttcgctgtaCCGCTCCGTGGAGCCGCTTCAGGCTCTCATGTCCagctctcctcgcttcctcgcagaAGAGGGGCTGCAGCCCGAAGACGCACGGATTGTGCTAACGAACGGCTTCGCACTGAGCTCGGGGCTCGGCTTGCTTGTCGGCCTCTTCCTCACCAGCGTCAtcgcgccgcgcacgtcCCGCAAGATTCTGGGCCTGCTGTGCGTCGCGTCGGCCGGTGCGGggctgcttctcgcgggcttcgccgagacgacggccgcgcTGATAGCCTCTGTTATGCTTATGGGCCTTACCTGTGCCATGACaaacgcgctgctgcctgtgGTGACGCTGTTTCGAGAAAAGGCTTCAGCTGTCTACACGCTCGTGTGTGCCGCCGACTTTGCGAGCGTCATTCCGCTCCAGATCTTCCGAGCGGCCGTCGAGTTCTTCCAGTGGAATCCTCGAACAGCGCTATCCGTCTACGTGTGGTGTGTGTACCCCGCTCTCTTTGTGCTGGTTTTCTTCCTGCCTGAGTACCCCTTCTCTTTcccggaggaggcgcctaTCGGTCTGTCTGGCGAAGATGAGCAGCGGCTTCTCTCCGACGAAGAAAAGGCCGAGAACGGAGAGGCCAGGACTGAGCGGCGGGGCGCCAGCGGAatgcgaggaggcgggagtCTGGCCTCGGctccgcgtcgggcgcccGCTGCTCTGCCAGACTTGTACGACGCGttcccgccgcctctgtgGCGTCTCTCTTTGCGGCAACAGTTGTGCTCGCTGCACCTGTAcgggctctctctctggtgGATGGCGACGGCCATCGGGTCTGAAACCGTGCGGCTGTATTACCGCCGAGCCCTTCGCACGAGCTCGGACAGCGGTGCACACGCCGCCGATACTGTGGAACACGTCGCGAGCTGGGCTGCGTGCTTCAGCTTTTTGGTTCTTCCCGCAGTCTACTGGCTGCTCCACGTGACCTGGGCACAGACCGACAGACAAAGGCTTCAGGAGATTCGCCGGCTCGAAGAGGCGTTCGACGCCGACTACGAAGGCAAAGACGCCGTCACCGGGCTTGGGCAGGTCTGGAGGCCCGGGCAGATCGGTGGCGATTCTGGAGAATGGTCTGGCGTCATCAGATCAGCGGCATGGTCGTTGCGGAAATACCTCGTTCTGCCCCGAGTCACGCCGCGTGTGCTGGGCTTCGTGTGTAGCGCGCTGCTTGCCGTCATTGCGTTGCTGCTCCGCccaggcgccctcgccccctGTGCAGTGGCGGTTGTCCTGAGCTGTGTTCTCCAAGCGCTGGCGCCAATCACAATGTTCCTCATCCTCTCAA ACACCTACGGCCCCCGGTTTTTTCCAACGCTGCTGAGTCTCCAAGTTGTGCTACTCGCCTCCGTTGGACTGCTCGCGCCGCTTTTCCAGAATTTCCTCTTCACTGCCTTGCGTCGTCACAGCGGAGCTCTGACTGCttcgcttcttttctgcGCCTTTGTGGGCGGCGTACCTCTTTTGTGTTTCCACTGCACGCCGTGCGACGAGTTTGACGCCAAGCGCGTTCACGTGTGTGCCTTGGggctgccgctcgccctcgagaAGCACTCCATGGCCGCGATCTTCCACGAGGCTGGGGCGGACTCGGAATTTATGGAAAGCACGGGAAGTCGTGAGCAGGCCACCGCGAGCCACGCACGATAG
- a CDS encoding hypothetical protein (encoded by transcript BESB_053330) codes for MRPLRLLSARSDGTSNKSPAAPSSVTYSLTTRRVKCGTSNDHSAGSRSRRSSSSQAHQHNRDVTERAKRRSSAPAAQLDIDHTGDTKCGGYSQTRGEAHDEKCVNHGGVATASDDGLLTSNFADDKSGRRRNVADRRVVVRIRGPSLRTGKSLALCVHPEDNTRVLCHRGTCLQEFRFSRVFSDPDRNDDVYREIGGQRIVEAVGLGIKETILAYGQTGSGKTHSLFGTKKEKGLVQHFIRSLFEHRAKARLQQTISVCATEILGEILYDLLPEWESDRRTGAPLLVRREECFIKTTKFTYKAFTVDDEQGALDLLEEARQQRRVGDSHLNSRSSRSHAIVQFFVHTRVSEERASELLKRPVIPERPIGECAFYGVLTLVDLAGCEREAPSYLPRNLYSSNTAREEMKWGCCSRTLNASISTLNRLIRKMQTGTLDESDRRQSALNRVLFDYLQPECGVCMLFCINPEASELQVSLSTLSIASESRLIPCWRRQYFLPLGPLREYYHETVLYQSTDPITDLVKARHPVMRDSFPPSCDSRRLSSSVVARSAARGDARSLSVPMFRADERHKRATKDGEGAISGERLFPDVSEREEPPSSKFGRGSYSDVSSLSSPTVALGCTEDSAESRDAVSDPWLLKLRTQTSSTTAGAGDVSLQKTSGTQTESTDLVRPVASTCEDQQAEGITLLHDKPVSTPCGSGLFHVSVVNPEALNESLRDAKSLTPQVLHKALTENGSFCQLLGQPLNTNANSALEDVAAAWRSSEQADQQADGAAGNPTMNMFILLPASTSLFLPTHEGRTKPPFCRDECPRKPANAEPRAGSASSPMDGTEGNKLAPLQKTRAHENHSSGPPSRYAETSGGSLGGVLHTEGAAEAAVCHPASVQPGDDWEDPSKQIPSLVGGRSTSSGGSSSTLESSQQARHPSQPPSSAAPPRSLRAAEEATPRSLSAQRLSSRISETAASPSYSLRMLSSLLPTGCRQSAPTPPEAQEAVESLPHGTVRATEADAPHTTVCDSPAERHPALWDERAELKGGLRSRARLPLAATASVSDSGDAWPRVGASERRRHGGAPQSQCPAPRQKNGCWTDLKQSTPPVGSPSQGRSARPERGPRSLQASTTVTHKSPADCAAACEQKGSSDHLVGLAADAPAPGTPCESSNPPPVRCCCLKQRKGLWRLHQLRKEQQRREEQLIQAQIDLIEKQLLALTPQPGLLPQPATTGSSPQSIDACVSSPSVADALLAARQMLLSSPRCLVRPRTSLACPVARCESYYQGNAASAPESAAFSMPPLLLDHSCHLASGCVEQEALSRHFGPPQAHAKEEESKRGATSRNGARCIAVPAPPDESQTQQDPTVAQQAVVACGYEAADSQFPSNPASSFGWLRMDATGAAEEADYCIGVETAAHRRPRSVKAYATETREKWMFVSPPAQCASSLPGRDFTLEGDARHARRAQRESQGTQGASLSQIEAASGGVCQRSRVPTPVGHVDRGSQGSGASPGNGTEKAFGGSKGANPCSAVHASADGIDPHGSGMPRSSPVLRDGKRTLSLSQERLRLRNAQPGHPRDAAAPGSFSSRDFVHRVSLPVNPPFLEQGVEARRSASKSLSSPLAAAELKLKCVGSLRRSTKKSQSSSAAGSVDIQGQS; via the exons ATGCGGCCCCTACGATTGCTTTCCGCCCGTTCGGATGGCACATCGAACAAatcgcccgccgccccctcctcTGTCACGTACTCTCTGACTACTCGCAGAGTGAAATGTGGGACCTCAAACGATCACTCGGCTGGTTCACGAAGCCGccgctcgtcttcctctcaaGCTCACCAACACAACAGAGATGTTACCGAGCGGGCAAAACGCCGGTCCTCCGCCCCAGCGGCCCAGCTCGACATCGACCACACTGGCGACACGAAATGTGGCGGGTATAGCCAGACACGGGGCGAAGCGCACGACGAGAAGTGTGTCAACCACGGGGGAGTGGCCACGGCCTCAGACGACGGCTTACTCACTAGCAATTTCGCCGACGACAAAAGTGGCCGCCGACGGAATGTTGCCGATAGACGTGTCGTTGTCCGCATTAGGGGGCCTTCCCTCCGGACTGGCAAAAGTCTTGCACTATGTGTGCACCCGGAAGACAACACTCGAGTGCTGTGCCACCGGGGGACTTGCTTGCAAGAGTTCCGCTTCAGTAGAGTTTTTTCGGACCCCGACAGGAACGATGACGTTTATCGAGAAATTGGGGGGCAGCGTATTGTTGAGGCCGTTGGCTTGGGCATCAAGGAAACCATTCTGGCATATGGACAGACAGGAAGTGGAAAGACTCACAG CTTGTTTGgaacgaagaaggagaagggtCTAGTTCAGCATTTCATCCGCTCGCTATTCGAGCATAGAGCGAAGGCACGACTACAACAGACGATTAGCGTGTGCGCAACCGAAATTTTAGGCGAGATTCTTTACGACCTGCTGCCGGAATGGGAGAGTGACCGCCGAACCGGGGCTCCGTTGTTGGTTCGTCGGGAAGAATGTTTCATCAAGACGACTAAGTTTACATACAAGGCATTTACAGTCGACGACGAACAAGGCGCGCTCGACCTGCTGGAAGAAGCTCGCCAACAACGAAGGGTCGGCGATTCTCATTTGAACTCGAG ATCGAGTCGATCCCACGCAATCGTCCAGTTCTTCGTGCACACTCGCGTTTCAGAAGAGCGGGCCTCTGAACTCTTGAAGCGCCCAGTGATTCCTGAGCGCCCAATCGGCGAGTGCGCGTTTTACGGGGTGCTGACTCTGGTGGATCTTGCCGGATGTGAGCGCGAAGCGCCATCGTACTTACCGCGAAATCTCTACAGCTCCAATACCGCCAGAGAAGAGATGAAGtggggctgctgcagccgaaCGTTGAATGCCTCCATTTCGACCCTCAATCGGCTCATTCGCAAAATGCAA ACTGGCACCCTGGACGAATCTGATCGTCGCCAGTCAGCCCTGAACAGGGTGCTGTTTGACTACCTCCAACCTGAGTGCGGGGTATGCATGCTTTTCTGCATAAATCCGGAGGCGTCGGAGCTCCAG GTGTCCCTGTCGACTCTCTCCATTGCGTCTGAATCTCGGCTCATCCCCTGTTGGAGGCGGCAGTATTTCCTTCCACTGGGCCCTCTCCGGGAGTATTACCACGAAACAGTTCTTTATCAGTCCACTGACCCCATCACCGACTTGGTAAAAGCGCGCCATCCGGTCATGCGCGACTCCTTTCCCCCGTCCTGCGACTCACGCCGTCTCTCATCCAGCGTCGTCGCGAGAAGCGCTGCGAGAGGGGATGCCCGCTCTCTGTCTGTTCCAATGTTTCGCGCCGATGAAAGGCATAAGCGAGCGACGAAAGACGGGGAGGGCGCCATCTCCGGTGAGAGGTTGTTTCCGGATGTGTcagagcgcgaagagccTCCGTCCTCCAAATTCGGACGAGGAAGCTATTCAGACGTTTCCAGCTTGTCTTCTCCAACGGTGGCGCTGGGGTGCACAGAGGATTCGGCCGAGTCTCGAGACGCGGTCTCGGACCCATGGCTACTCAAACTCAGGACACAAACCTCCTCAACGACTGCGGGTGCCGGCGACGTGTCCCTTCAAAAAACATCGGGAACGCAAACGGAATCGACCGACCTCGTTCGCCCCGTCGCAAGCACTTGTGAGGATCAGCAGGCCGAAGGCATCACGCTTCTTCACGACAAGCCTGTCAGTACGCCCTGCGGTTCAGGCTTGTTCCACGTTTCAGTTGTAAACCCAGAGGCCCTCAACGAGAGCCTCCGAGATGCAAAGTCTCTCACGCCTCAGGTTCTTCACAAAGCCTTGACAGAAAACGGCAGCTTCTGTCAGCTACTCGGGCAGCCGCTCAATACGAACGCTAACAGCGCCCTCGAAGACGTTGCAGCAGCGTGGCGTTCATCTGAGCAAGCAGATCAGCAGGCTGATGGTGCTGCCGGAAACCCGACGATGAACATGTTCATTTTACTTCCGGCCTCAACAAGCCTATTCCTGCCAACTCACGAAGGACGAACGAAACCCCCCTTCTGCAGGGACGAGTGCCCACGAAAGCCTGCGAACGCGGAACCTCGAGCTGGCAGTGCGTCGTCTCCTATGGACGGCACCGAAGGCAACAAGCTTGCGCCGCTTCAGAAGACTCGGGCGCATGAAAACCACTCTTCGGGTCCTCCTTCGCGTTATGCGGAAACGAGCGGTGGCTCGCTTGGTGGAGTCCTGCACACTGAGGGCGCAGCTGAAGCCGCCGTCTGCCACCCTGCATCCGTCCAGCCAGGCGACGATTGGGAAG ATCCCTCGAAGCAGATTCCGTCGCTCGTCGGGGGCCGCTCGACTTCTTCCGGCGGTTCCTCGTCCACACTGGAGTCCTCACAGCAGGCCCGACACCCGTCCCAGCCTCCCTCGTCAGCCGCCCCGCCGAggagtctccgcgcagcggaagaagcgacgcCTAGATCCTTGTCCGCTCAGCGCCTTTCGTCCCGGATTTCTGAGACTGCTGCTAGCCCGTCCTATTCTCTCAGGATGCTGTCGTCTCTCCTGCCCACGGGTTGCCGGCAGTCGGCGCCGACCCCGCCGGAAGCGCAAGAGGCCGTCGAGAGCCTCCCACATGGAACAGTTCGTGccacagaggcagacgctCCCCACACCACAGTGTGTgactcgccggcggagcgccACCCCGCACTGTGGGACGAGCGAGCTGAACTGAAGGGAggtctccgcagccgcgcgcgacttcCTTTGGCGGCAACTGCATCCGTCAGCGATTCAGGAGACGCCTGGCCTCGGGTCGGCGCATCGGAGCGGCGCCGTCACGGCGGGGCTCCCCAGAGTCAGTGCCCGGCGCCGAGACAGAAAAACGGGTGCTGGACAGATCTCAAACAGAGCACTCCGCCAGTGGGGTCGCCCTCCCAAGGGCGCAGTGCACGGCCAGAACGAGGCCCGCGGAGTCTTCAAGCATCGACCACAGTGACGCACAAGTCTCCAGCTGActgcgctgccgcttgcGAACAGAAGGGCTCGTCTGACCACTTGGTCGGCTTAGCCGCGGACGCACCTGCGCCGGGGACTCCATGTGAGAGCTCGAACCCACCCCCAGTCCGCTGTTGCTGCTTGAAGCAGCGAAAGGGGCTATGGCGTCTGCATCAGCTGCGGAAGgaacagcagcgccgcgaagaacaGCTGATTCAGGCGCAAATCGACTTAATTGAAAAACAGCTCCTGGCGCTCACTCCACAGCCAGGCttgctgccgcagcctgctACCACGGGCAGCAGCCCTCAGTCGATAGACGCATGCGTTTCGAGTCCCTCCGTTGCAGACGCGCTCCTGGCGGCTCGCCAGATGCTCCTGAGTTCGCCGCGGTGCCTTGTGCGTCCTAGAACAAGTCTTGCCTGCCCTGTCGCTCGATGTGAATCATACTACCAGGGCAACGCTGCCAGTGCGCCGGAATCTGCCGCTTTCTCGATGCCTCCCTTGCTGCTTGACCACTCCTGTCACCTGGCGTCTGGCTGCGTCGAACAAGAAGCATTGAGCCGTCACTTTGGACCGCCACAAGCTCATgcgaaagaggaggagagcaaGAGAGGAGCGACATCAAGAAATGGTGCACGATGCATAGCtgtccccgccccccctgaCGAGAGCCAGACGCAGCAAGACCCTACGGTTGCGCAGCAGGCCGTGGTCGCCTGTGGATACGAGGCAGCCGACTCGCAGTTTCCCTCGAACCCAGCTTCCAGCTTCGGCTGGCTGCGGATGGACGCtacaggcgccgcagaggaagcggatTACTGCATCGGCGTGGAAACAGCGGCGCACAGGCGTCCACGTTCTGTCAAGGCCTACGCGACAGAAACGAGAGAAAAATGGATGTTCGTCTCTCCCCCGGCACagtgcgcgtcttctctgcccGGCAGGGACTTCACACTCGAGGGAGATGCAAGACACGCTCGTAGAGCACAACGAGAGTCTCAAGGCACACAGGGCGCTTCTTTGAGTCAGATAGAGGCTGCGAGTGGAGGCGTCTGCCAGCGAAGTCGCGTCCCGACGCCCGTAGGACACGTAGACAGGGGCAGCCAGGGGTCTGGAGCATCCCCAGGGAACGGCACGGAGAAAGCGTTCGGTGGAAGTAAGGGAGCGAACCCATGTTCTGCCGTACATGCATCTGCAGACGGCATCGATCCCCATGGTTCAGGGATGCCAAGGTCCAGCCCCGTCCTACGAGACGGCAAGAGGACGCTCTCTTTGTCGCAGGAACGCTTGCGGCTTCGGAACGCTCAGCCTGGGCATCcgagagacgctgcggcgcccggctCTTTCAGCTCTCGAGATTTCGTGCACCGTGTGTCTTTACCTGTCAATCCGCCTTTCCTGGAGCAGGGCGTGGAAGCCCGCAG GAGCGCCAGTAAatccctctcttctccgctggcagcggcggaaCTTAAGCTCAAATGCGTGGGCTCGCTACGCAGAAGCACAAAGAAGAGCCagtcttcttctgcagctggcTCCGTAGACATTCAAGGACAATCGTGA